A window of Candidatus Nitrosotenuis uzonensis genomic DNA:
AGAGCTCCAAGTGTGATCTGCGTTACCACGAATATCGATGCAAGTGTGCTTGTGATCTTTATCTTTCTATCAGAGTTTTTGTTAAGCCATACGCCGATTGTAGTTGCAATTATCAGAGTTCCGGTGGTGGCAGCTATGAATCTGTGCACCCATTCTATGAAAAACTCTTTGTCAGGCAAAAGCCCGTTGGGACATAGTGGCCAGTCAGGGCAGGAAAGCCCAAGTCCTGCTGCTGAAACGTATCCTCCGATAAACATCAGAGAATACAGAACTACAAGAGATGCTAGCGAGACGTACTTTAGAAGCAAGACCTATTCTACTATGAAGCTACCCTTCATGCCAAGCGCTGCATGGCCTGGAACAGTACAGATGTAGTAATATGTGCCTGGTGCACCTGCGGTAAATGTGACTTGGCCGCTTTCATGTGGTTTGAGCGGTTTTGTGGCAGAGCCAATTGCGGAATTCCAGACAACAGAGCTCGGATCATCAGGGTTTGTCACTATTCCAAATGAATGGAACGATACTCCATTGTTTGTGGATTTGATTGTAACAGAGTCGCCTGATTTTACCGTAACGTCTGGGTTGTGTCCTTGCTCGTTTGGCA
This region includes:
- a CDS encoding COX15/CtaA family protein translates to MFIGGYVSAAGLGLSCPDWPLCPNGLLPDKEFFIEWVHRFIAATTGTLIIATTIGVWLNKNSDRKIKITSTLASIFVVTQITLGALVIDTKLHAVLVAIHLGIGILLFAMTLLTAIFAFRMAKAIQARA